The following coding sequences are from one Eucalyptus grandis isolate ANBG69807.140 chromosome 11, ASM1654582v1, whole genome shotgun sequence window:
- the LOC104426970 gene encoding protein SHORTAGE IN CHIASMATA 1-like: protein MRTRFLNIHYFSAEPPPPPPPPPPPPSSSPAQTLTFLDLPVPRLPLGSPSRLGAGPPLLRLLSAIGVSLELHRLEIEPALSRFLTDVVPQFIDDAGGGEGCGHGSVEKEGELSSGAKERLGCCSTSKPAAREAKLSKISSENFVNEKGAQGMAAFQLETPELGSCLENSYLLEEEAVGIFSEVLEIENNEDAPKLSFSVNYILEAQEVVTKFGDTSIQYLIEPKAVFWEDDAYAVGQSDFPCIQFPLLEGEEISLEVMTSTSVQYELVKLLDKVKPLYLSQNDDSPFDTKEILNLLEKDLYEFPSHHCLFKDYLESDSVIGTTFLEMDFVSILDRPCPRGNSHCKGPSDTDYFLSISPVVFEDFQIVDIGTALFSEVFSLQEVHEPEFCNEMLQKKVKFKNYEELVISRELALVDEMFKSLPMPVLPDSVLGTLSAIVAEALIDLKSQPPLASDGIYLNWHLLEEDNCSSAINSFYHNMVGELNRSFDFELSIANYGKVILDFILLDHNPSRPKFEEGSGPLDMLSDRVSLLREDVTEASSRTSTDTEYQKPASQTLVSEYDYERASSLFKSMSPFHDLDFFLNPSKDRAEENSVPAGKIPGEMNNIQAVKVPGDITCKVSISSPGAGNPSYEPPVVGSGHIELGLVSFPDAVIIVNTQNSSEVMLVSRRSTYQKILAMEKEGIQVIERDTTLPVDIIISAAVCLVWYTHKNIGRKASGFSEGSSVLACHIENIAANILTNLSFAFRACILEKV, encoded by the exons ATGCGAACTCGCTTCCTCAACATCCACTACTTCAGCGCCgagcctcctcctccgccgccgccgccgccgccacctccgtcGTCGTCTCCGGCCCAAACCCTAACCTTCCTGGACCTCCCGGTCCCTCGCCTCCCCCTCGGCTCTCCCTCTCGCCTCGGAGCAGGACCTCCTCTGCTCCGGCTCCTCTCCGCGATCGGCGTCTCCCTCGAGCTCCACAGGCTGGAGATCGAGCCCGCCCTCTCGAGGTTCCTGACCGACGTCGTTCCTCAGTTCATTGACGACGCCGGAGGCGGAGAAGGTTGCGGACATGGAAGCGTCGAG AAAGAAGGAGAGCTAAGCTCCGGAGCGAAGGAAAGGTTGGGCTGCTGTTCAACTAGTAAGCCTGCAGCTAGGGAAGCTAAACTTTCCAAA ATTAGCAGTGAAAACTTCGTCAATGAAAAGGGCGCACAAGGCATGGCAGCATTCCAGCTTGAGACACCGGAGCTGGGTAGTTGCTTG GAGAATTCTTACTTGCTTGAGGAAGAAGCAGTAGGCATCTTCTCTGAAGttcttgaaattgaaaacaATGAG GATGCACCCAAGCTGAGCTTTTCAGTGAACTATATTTTGGAGGCTCAAGAAGTGGTCACTAAATTTGGAGACACAAGTATACAGTATCTCATAGAGCCGAAGGCTGTCTTTTGGGAAGATGATGCTTATGCTGTGGGCCAGTCGGACTTCCCATGTATCCAATTTCCTCTTTTAGAAGGGGAGGAGATTAGTTTGGAAGTTATGACCAGCACATCTGTGCAATATGAGCTTGTAAAGCTTCTTGACAAAGTCAAACCATTATATCTAAGTCAAAATGATGATTCTCCATTTGACACCAAAgaaattttgaacttgcttgAGAAGGACCTTTATGAATTTCCTTCACACCATTGTCTGTTTAAGGATTACCTTGAATCTGACTCTGTAATAGGAACCACTTTTCTGGAAATGGATTTTGTGAGCATTTTGGACAGACCTTGTCCACGAGGCAACTCACATTGTAAGGGACCATCAGACACagattattttttgtcaattagcCCAGTTGTCTTCGAGGACTTTCAGATAGTTGACATTGGGACAGCTCTATTTAGTGAGGTCTTCAGCTTACAAGAAGTCCATGAACCTGAGTTCTGCAATGAAATGCTGCAGAAAAAGGTgaagttcaagaattatgagGAATTGGTAATCAGTCGGGAACTGGCTCTTGTAGATGAGATGTTCAAATCACTGCCCATGCCAGTTCTCCCTGACTCTGTACTAGGAACATTGTCTGCAATTGTTGCAGAAGCCCTGATTGATTTGAAGTCACAGCCTCCATTGGCATCCGATGGGATCTATTTAAATTGGCATCTATTGGAGGAAGACAACTGCAGCTCTGCGATCAATTCCTTTTATCACAATATGGTAGGGGAGCTGAACAGGAGTTTTGACTTCGAATTAAGTATTGCCAATTATGGGAAAGTCATTCTTGACTTCATCCTTCTTGATCACAATCCTAGCAGGCCTAAATTTGAAGAAGGAAGTGGGCCATTGGACATGCTTTCTGACAGGGTCTCTTTGCTGAGGGAGGATGTGACTGAGGCTTCTTCCCGGACGTCTACTGATACTGAATACCAAAAGCCAGCAAGTCAAACACTGGTTTCTGAGTATGATTATGAGAGGGCTTCGTCACTATTTAAATCCATGTCACCATTTCATGACCTGGACTTCTTCTTGAATCCTTCGAAAGATAGAGCTGAAGAAAATAGTGTACCTGCAGGCAAGATTCCTGGTGAAATGAACAATATCCAGGCGGTCAAGGTTCCTGGTGATATTACTTGCAAGGTTTCAATTAGTAGCCCCGGGGCAGGAAATCCATCTTATGAGCCACCTGTTGTAGGATCGGGCCATATTGAGCTAGGGCTTGTTTCTTTTCCTGATGCGGTCATTATTGTGAACACACAAAATTCAAGTGAAGTAATGTTGGTGTCCAGAAGAAGCACATATCAAAAGATTCTGGCTATGGAGAAAGAAGGAATTCAAGTAATTGAGCGTGATACAACCCTCCCAGTTGATATTATAATCAGTGCTGCAGTTTGCCTGGTGTGGTATACTCACAAGAACATTGGCAGAAAAGCCTCTGGTTTCAGTGAAGGATCTTCAGTGTTAGCTTGTCATATTGAGAATATAGCAGCAAATATTCTTACAAACTTAAGCTTCGCTTTTAGGGCATGCATTCTG GAAAAAGTCTAG
- the LOC120290027 gene encoding heavy metal-associated isoprenylated plant protein 39-like: MAQKVILKVLTMADDKTKQKAIEAAADIFGVDSIAADLTDQKLTVIGLMDTVAVVKKLKKVGKVDIISVGPAVEEKKEEKKEEKKEDKKEEKKEEPQVEKKEEAKVVENK, encoded by the exons AAGGTGATACTGAAGGTGTTGACGATGGCAGACGACAAAACGAAGCAGAAGGCCATCGAAGCTGCTGCTGATATTTTCG GGGTGGACTCGATAGCGGCGGATTTGACGGATCAGAAGCTGACGGTGATAGGGTTGATGGACACGGTGGCGGTggtgaagaagctgaagaaagtgGGGAAGGTGGACATCATATCGGTAGGACCAGCggtggaggagaagaaagaggagaagaaggaagagaagaaagaggacaagaaagaggaaaagaaggaggAGCCCCAagtggagaaaaaagaagaagcaaaagttgtggagaataaatga
- the LOC120289366 gene encoding protein SHORTAGE IN CHIASMATA 1-like, with amino-acid sequence MESSDGLYAAAASLGIDLQLFCSFSPELTDEIILKSIAKETRIIRGLYTKLPESETLAESFLTKFPSVNPLSAHAILSSEGMLSDFFELSHECRVTTVQKYQVPDESVSLFSALCQFGEREDSRSIMTDCSSSVSSGPDSKHCHSKVDSGGKRCKYEKHPDKGDVPVDNLLHFQPSKLCNSSSSKFPGFTNIYDSTILKDLEIHNKFKEPNSRVDHFLGQKRGMDESTTTYPPRVGNRFDSGIKKGVFSSNVTEHQSLAPDDDFLYWYTGAHLATTDTFDWKDIKNSDIVHEDTKGEAINLTHPSIANPLEFSFSLPDLENNARGGSNHASRFSFDRHNYPTFPTVAESDSTSFIHSPGNHQRQSLQEETDCFLSTELVNDKMPTDNQDKLFKGFLDGRSMENLHGIPAQENRARYNGTPLRNAIHMPHLQKGSPWTIEFLNRIREKSKLWQQSLPSSASPCYGNTRTKSNTTKRRSPSILEFFKYQGGSTVRKTPEEKRQKRSTQSFGSFKNGKVAASLVPSWTPVDKRARRKLSFVTNDAESQTKLVWGDKAREIHDH; translated from the exons ATGGAATCTTCAGATGGACTTTATGCTGCGGCAGCTAGTCTGGGAATTGATTTACAACTCTTTTGCTCCTTTTCACCTGAGTTGACTGATGAGATCATATTGAAATCTATTGCTAAGGAAACTAGGATTATTAGGGGTCTTTATACTAAACTTCCTGAATCAGAGACACTGGCAGAATCTTTCCTGACCAAATTTCCTTCTGTCAATCCACTATCAGCTCACGCAATACTGTCTTCTGAAGGGATGCTCAGTGACTTTTTTGAATTATCTCATGAATGCAGAGTCACCACAGTCCAAAAATATCAAGTTCCTGACGAAAGTGTTTCTCTTTTTAGTGCTTTATGCCAATTTGGGGAACGTGAGGATTCTCGGTCTATAATGACAGACTGCTCTTCTTCAGTGTCATCAGGCCCTGACTCTAAACACTGCCATAGTAAGGTGGATTCTGGAGGGAAAAGATGTAAGTACGAGAAGCACCCTGACAAAGGTGATGTACCTGTGGACAACCTGCTGCATTTTCAGCCTTCAAAACTATGTAACAGCAGCTCCTCAAAATTTCCTGGGTTTACAAATATATATGATTCGACAATACTCAAAGATCTGGAGATACACAACAAGTTTAAAGAGCCCAATTCACGTGTTGATCATTTCCTAGGTCAAAAAAGAGGGATGGATGAGTCAACTACCACATATCCTCCTAGAGTCGGCAATCGATTTGATTCTGGGATCAAGAAAGGTGTTTTCTCCTCTAATGTGACTGAGCACCAAAGCCTAGCTCCTGATGATGATTTCCTTTATTGGTACACAGGAGCACACCTAGCTACAACGGACACCTTCGATTGGAAGGACATCAAGAACTCTGATATTGTTCATGAGGACACTAAAGGTGAAGCTATCAACCTTACCCATCCATCAATTGCTAATCCTTTGgagttttcattttcattgccaGATCTGGAAAACAATGCCAGAGGTGGATCCAATCATGCAAGTAGATTTTCCTTCGATCGACACAATTATCCGACTTTCCCAACAGTTGCTGAGAGCGATTCTACTTCATTCATTCATAGCCCTGGGAATCACCAAAGGCAAAGTTTACAGGAAGAAACTGATTGCTTTTTATCTACGGAGCTAGTAAATGACAAAATGCCTACCGACAATCAGGACAAACTCTTTAAGGGGTTTTTGGATGGGAGATCCATGGAGAACTTACATGGTATACCAGCACAGGAGAACAGGGCAAGGTATAATGGAACACCACTTAGAAATGCCATTCACATGCCCCACTTGCAAAAAGGTTCACCCTGGACAATTGAGTTTCTGAACAGAATCCGGGAAAAGAGCAAGTTGTGGCAGCAATCCCTTCCATCCAGTGCATCTCCTTGTTATGGCAATACACGGACCAAATCAAATACAACAAAGAGAAGAAGTCCATCAATTCTTGAATTCTTTAAGTATCAAGGAGGTAGCACTGTCAGAAAAACACCTGAAGAGAAGAGGCAGAAGAGATCCACACAATCATTTGGTTCGTTCAAGAATGGAAAAGTGGCAGCATCTCTGGTTCCTTCATGGACTCCTGTGGATAAAAGAGCAAGACGG AAACTTTCCTTTGTGACAAATGATGCTGAGAGCCAGACTAAGCTGGTTTGGGGTGATAAAGCCAGAGAAATTCACGACCACTGA